In one window of Nesterenkonia sandarakina DNA:
- the coaD gene encoding pantetheine-phosphate adenylyltransferase, whose translation MQLAVCPGSFDPLHNGHVEIIARASNLFDEVIVAVSSNMHKNPMFSVEERMEMARETFSYVRGVSVKPLGTGLLTDFCKEVGANALVKGLRDPKDLSYESPMATMNRHLSGLETVFLAADGRYTHLSSTLVKEVHTLGGDVAEFIPRAVQRRLKDRRR comes from the coding sequence ATGCAGCTAGCAGTGTGCCCCGGATCATTCGACCCCCTGCACAACGGACATGTGGAGATCATCGCCCGTGCCTCGAATCTCTTCGACGAGGTGATCGTCGCGGTCTCGTCCAATATGCACAAGAACCCGATGTTCTCCGTCGAGGAGCGCATGGAGATGGCGCGGGAGACCTTCTCCTACGTCCGGGGGGTGAGCGTGAAGCCGCTCGGCACCGGGCTGCTCACCGATTTCTGCAAGGAGGTCGGCGCCAACGCCCTGGTCAAGGGCCTGCGCGACCCCAAGGATCTGAGCTACGAGTCCCCGATGGCCACCATGAACCGGCACCTCTCCGGACTGGAGACGGTGTTCCTCGCCGCCGACGGCCGCTACACCCACCTGTCCTCCACCTTGGTGAAGGAAGTCCATACCCTCGGCGGGGACGTCGCGGAGTTCATCCCGCGCGCGGTCCAGCGAAGACTCAAGGACCGACGTCGCTGA
- a CDS encoding LCP family protein encodes MTYEVDHRKPRPKRRGRRVVLTLVSVVAVIVVGALVAGMWYLNSLSSAYEDNAQTFEESFPEEEGRPVKAEDDESINILLLGSDENGGSGESEDLPRVPQGGRSDTMMLMHVPSDRDSVQIMSIPRDLWVEVPGQGQHKINAALSLGGLPLTIDTIESLFDARIDHVAAVDMLGFTGLVDSLGGVTVNSSYDQPFTTAQGYTFQPGEQEMTSEEALSFVRHRQSFPDGDLQRVRNQQAFIQAVIDQTVTPSNLSNPGRVRDLVETFSPHVIVDDTLDSGAVASLGWNLRGAVNNVDFFTVPTGESSYSDDGQWIFYQDEQAMADISEALADSTLDEYAASR; translated from the coding sequence ATGACGTATGAGGTCGACCACCGCAAGCCCCGGCCGAAGCGGCGGGGGCGTCGTGTCGTCCTGACCTTGGTCAGCGTGGTGGCGGTCATCGTGGTCGGCGCCCTGGTGGCAGGCATGTGGTACCTGAACTCTCTGAGCAGCGCCTATGAGGACAATGCGCAGACCTTCGAGGAGAGCTTCCCGGAAGAGGAGGGCCGCCCGGTCAAGGCTGAGGATGACGAGTCGATCAACATCCTGCTGCTGGGCTCCGATGAGAACGGCGGATCCGGTGAGTCCGAGGACCTGCCGCGCGTGCCCCAGGGCGGACGCTCGGACACCATGATGCTGATGCATGTCCCCAGCGACCGGGACAGCGTGCAGATCATGTCGATCCCGCGCGACCTCTGGGTGGAGGTCCCTGGGCAGGGCCAGCACAAGATCAACGCCGCGCTGAGCCTGGGCGGACTCCCGCTGACCATCGACACCATCGAGTCGCTCTTCGACGCGCGCATCGACCACGTCGCCGCGGTGGACATGCTCGGCTTCACCGGCCTGGTGGACTCCCTCGGCGGAGTCACCGTGAACTCCAGCTATGACCAGCCCTTCACCACCGCTCAGGGCTACACCTTCCAGCCCGGGGAACAGGAGATGACCTCCGAGGAGGCGCTCTCCTTCGTGCGGCACCGGCAGAGCTTCCCGGACGGGGACCTCCAGCGGGTGCGCAACCAGCAGGCCTTCATCCAGGCCGTGATCGATCAGACGGTCACCCCGTCGAACCTGAGCAATCCTGGCCGGGTGCGGGACCTGGTGGAGACCTTCTCCCCGCATGTGATCGTCGATGACACCCTGGACTCCGGCGCCGTGGCCTCGCTGGGCTGGAACCTGCGCGGCGCGGTGAACAACGTGGACTTCTTCACCGTCCCGACCGGGGAGAGCAGCTACTCCGACGACGGCCAGTGGATCTTCTACCAGGATGAGCAGGCCATGGCTGATATCTCTGAGGCCCTGGCGGACAGCACCTTGGACGAGTATGCCGCGTCCCGATGA
- a CDS encoding DUF3515 family protein, whose translation MLTALLGLGLISGCASTASVEAAEDAANPDCAEVMLTVPDVIGDHELRPTTSQGTAVWGDPSHVVMRCGVVPPGPTPEHCVAADGVDWLALEEDEQTWRLVSYGRDPAVEVLLNLDEVASSTAMLALAPAVQRVEQTRTCTTTEQEIEQTEDGQEVQEGSTEP comes from the coding sequence GTGCTCACTGCTCTGCTGGGACTCGGGCTGATCAGCGGCTGCGCCTCCACGGCGAGCGTGGAAGCGGCTGAGGACGCGGCGAATCCGGACTGTGCGGAGGTGATGCTCACGGTCCCTGACGTGATCGGCGACCACGAGCTGCGCCCGACCACTTCGCAGGGCACGGCGGTCTGGGGCGATCCCAGCCACGTGGTCATGCGCTGCGGGGTGGTGCCTCCGGGCCCGACCCCGGAGCACTGCGTCGCGGCCGACGGCGTGGACTGGCTGGCCCTGGAGGAGGACGAGCAGACCTGGCGTCTGGTCAGCTATGGCCGGGACCCGGCCGTGGAGGTGCTGCTGAACCTCGATGAGGTCGCCTCCTCCACCGCGATGCTCGCACTGGCCCCTGCGGTGCAGCGGGTGGAGCAGACGAGGACCTGCACCACCACCGAGCAGGAGATCGAGCAGACCGAGGACGGCCAGGAGGTCCAGGAAGGATCCACCGAGCCGTAG
- a CDS encoding D-alanine--D-alanine ligase family protein, translating to MPETDPALKPRVLVLYGGQSSEHSVSCVTAAGVLGAIDTEAFDVIAIGITSTGQWTRPVTDPRSHGFGGAELPRVLPTESTVQLHSGAAGSSERSAELLEVHADGSSTALGRIDVVFPLLHGPFGEDGTLQGLLELAGLPYVGAGVLSSAMAMDKHFMKIAFVAAGLQVGPWVTLTDREWSQDPDAALERVRQLELPVFVKPARAGSSMGITRVEDHGQLQDAIAEARKHDPKVIVEQGIDGREIECGVLGSHDGAPARASLLGEIAVHDGSQAHQFYDFNAKYTDAAAADLSCPAELPEQVSEEIRRQAVIAFEALDAEGISRADFFYTTAGDVIINEVNTMPGFTPISMYPQMWKATGIGYTELITELLSLALQRPAGLR from the coding sequence ATGCCAGAGACTGACCCTGCCCTGAAGCCCCGCGTCCTGGTGCTCTACGGCGGCCAGTCCTCGGAACATTCGGTGAGCTGCGTGACCGCCGCCGGAGTGCTCGGCGCCATCGATACCGAGGCCTTCGATGTGATCGCCATCGGCATCACCTCCACCGGGCAGTGGACCCGCCCGGTCACCGACCCGCGCAGCCACGGCTTCGGCGGCGCGGAGCTGCCCCGGGTGCTGCCCACCGAGTCCACCGTGCAGCTGCACTCCGGCGCCGCCGGCTCCTCCGAGCGCAGCGCCGAGCTCCTGGAGGTCCACGCCGACGGCAGCTCCACCGCACTGGGCCGCATCGACGTGGTCTTCCCGCTGCTGCACGGCCCCTTCGGGGAGGACGGCACCCTCCAGGGTCTCCTGGAGCTGGCCGGGCTGCCCTACGTCGGGGCCGGGGTGCTCAGCTCCGCGATGGCCATGGACAAGCACTTCATGAAGATCGCCTTCGTCGCGGCCGGACTGCAGGTCGGGCCCTGGGTGACGCTCACCGACCGGGAATGGTCCCAGGACCCCGACGCCGCCCTGGAACGGGTCCGTCAGCTTGAGCTGCCGGTCTTCGTCAAGCCGGCCCGCGCAGGCTCATCCATGGGGATCACCCGGGTCGAGGACCACGGGCAGCTCCAGGACGCCATCGCCGAGGCGCGCAAGCACGACCCCAAGGTCATCGTGGAGCAGGGCATCGACGGCCGCGAGATCGAATGCGGCGTGCTGGGCTCCCATGACGGCGCCCCGGCGCGGGCCTCGCTGCTCGGGGAGATCGCGGTCCACGACGGCTCCCAGGCGCACCAGTTCTACGACTTCAACGCCAAGTACACCGACGCCGCCGCCGCAGACCTCTCCTGCCCGGCCGAGCTGCCGGAGCAGGTCAGCGAGGAGATCCGGCGTCAGGCCGTCATCGCCTTCGAGGCGCTGGACGCCGAGGGCATCTCCCGGGCGGACTTCTTCTACACCACCGCCGGGGACGTGATCATCAACGAGGTCAACACCATGCCCGGCTTCACCCCGATCAGCATGTACCCGCAGATGTGGAAGGCCACCGGGATCGGCTACACCGAGCTGATCACCGAGCTGCTCTCCCTGGCGCTGCAGCGCCCCGCCGGCCTGCGCTGA
- a CDS encoding DEAD/DEAH box helicase, producing the protein MDVLPATELSRVLGAESAKTLKQGLGITTAAQLLAHYPRRWIEFGQLSSFRDLPEPGEHVSLIAEVTGVSVRKMANRRGSLAEVWVADDEGNSLKLAFFNGWSVGRQLTQGARAIFHGKVGSYRDRPTLNNPDFTVLVDADPGTITDHVDPETDPLGAAELPRALNRGKTPVPLYPATAGISSFRILDCIEILLDLTDFGNWPEPLPESVRTAEKLPALGEAYRLIHRPETLEDPERGLRRMRYHEAFLLQGLLHLRRAEEQQRRAAPRPRQHADLLSRFDAGLEFTLTEGQVRCGDLIGAELESEQPMNRLLQGEVGSGKTLVALRAILQVLSHGGQAALIAPTEVLAAQHERSLRRMLGDLAEEVGLTLLTGSLNTAQRRRALLDIASGTAGLVVGTHAVLGEQVHFLDLGLAVVDEQHRFGVEQRDALRSRYQLTPHMLVMSATPIPRSVAMTVFGDLELTTLEGLPQGRKPITTHVVRTVQGPRFIGRVWERIAEEVAAGHQAYVVCPKISEADAREDPETGVQTDQDASVELISQRLAEHPLLGATRRAEVHGRMDAAAKEAVMTSFERGEIDVLVCTTVIEVGVDVHNATVMAVLDADAFGVSTLHQLRGRIGRGGAHGLALLVTRLPDGHPSLERLEQVAEHSDGMTLARLDLERRREGNVLGAAQAGRASTLKLLRTIRDEKIIVRASELLTELSAADPSWESYPGLRVAVGEYRDLHEGADEFIQRG; encoded by the coding sequence GTGGACGTGCTCCCCGCCACCGAACTGAGCCGGGTCCTCGGCGCGGAGTCGGCGAAGACGCTGAAGCAGGGCCTGGGCATCACCACCGCTGCGCAGCTGCTGGCGCACTATCCGCGCCGCTGGATCGAGTTCGGTCAGCTCTCCTCCTTCCGGGACCTCCCCGAGCCGGGCGAGCACGTCAGCCTGATCGCGGAGGTCACCGGGGTCTCGGTGCGCAAGATGGCGAACCGGCGCGGCTCGCTGGCCGAGGTGTGGGTCGCCGACGACGAGGGCAACTCGCTGAAGCTGGCCTTCTTCAACGGCTGGTCCGTGGGTCGCCAGCTCACCCAGGGGGCCCGGGCGATCTTCCACGGGAAGGTCGGCAGCTACCGGGACCGGCCTACCTTGAACAACCCCGACTTCACGGTGCTGGTCGACGCCGACCCGGGCACCATCACCGACCACGTGGACCCTGAGACCGACCCGTTGGGCGCTGCTGAGCTGCCCCGCGCGCTGAACCGGGGAAAGACTCCGGTCCCGCTCTACCCGGCCACCGCTGGGATCAGCAGCTTCCGGATCCTGGACTGCATCGAGATCCTGCTGGACCTCACCGACTTCGGCAACTGGCCTGAGCCGCTGCCCGAGAGCGTCCGAACCGCCGAGAAGCTGCCGGCCCTGGGGGAGGCCTACCGGCTGATCCACCGGCCCGAGACCCTTGAGGATCCCGAGCGTGGACTGCGCAGGATGCGCTATCACGAGGCCTTCCTGCTCCAGGGTCTGCTGCACCTGCGCCGCGCCGAGGAGCAGCAGCGCCGCGCCGCCCCGCGGCCCCGGCAGCACGCCGACCTGCTCTCCCGGTTCGACGCCGGCCTGGAGTTCACGCTCACCGAGGGTCAGGTCCGCTGCGGTGACCTCATCGGCGCCGAGCTGGAGAGTGAACAGCCGATGAACCGGCTGCTGCAGGGCGAGGTGGGGTCGGGCAAGACGCTGGTCGCGCTGCGCGCCATCCTGCAGGTGCTCTCTCACGGGGGGCAGGCCGCGCTGATCGCACCCACCGAGGTGCTCGCCGCCCAGCACGAACGCTCGCTGCGCCGGATGCTCGGGGACCTCGCCGAGGAGGTCGGGCTGACCCTGCTGACCGGCTCGCTGAACACCGCACAACGGCGCCGCGCGCTCCTGGACATCGCCTCGGGCACCGCTGGATTGGTGGTCGGCACCCACGCGGTGCTCGGCGAGCAGGTGCACTTCCTGGACCTGGGCCTGGCCGTGGTCGATGAGCAGCACCGCTTCGGGGTGGAGCAGCGCGACGCGCTGCGCAGCCGCTACCAGCTCACCCCGCACATGCTGGTCATGTCCGCCACCCCGATCCCGCGGTCAGTGGCGATGACGGTCTTCGGCGACCTGGAGCTGACCACGCTGGAGGGTCTGCCTCAGGGGCGGAAACCGATCACCACCCATGTGGTGCGCACCGTGCAGGGCCCACGGTTCATCGGCCGGGTCTGGGAGCGGATCGCCGAGGAGGTCGCCGCCGGGCACCAGGCCTATGTGGTGTGCCCCAAGATCAGTGAGGCCGACGCCCGCGAGGACCCTGAGACCGGGGTGCAGACCGACCAGGACGCCTCGGTGGAACTGATCTCCCAGCGCCTGGCCGAACACCCGCTGCTGGGGGCGACCCGGCGCGCCGAGGTGCACGGCCGGATGGACGCCGCCGCCAAGGAGGCCGTGATGACCTCCTTCGAGCGCGGTGAGATCGATGTCCTGGTCTGCACCACCGTGATCGAGGTGGGCGTGGACGTGCACAACGCCACCGTGATGGCCGTGCTCGACGCCGACGCCTTCGGTGTCTCCACGCTGCACCAGCTGCGCGGACGGATCGGCCGCGGCGGGGCTCACGGGCTGGCCCTGCTGGTCACCCGGCTGCCGGACGGGCACCCCTCCCTGGAGCGGCTGGAACAGGTGGCCGAGCATTCCGACGGGATGACCCTGGCCCGGCTGGACCTGGAACGCCGGCGGGAGGGCAACGTGCTCGGCGCCGCCCAGGCCGGCCGGGCGTCCACGCTGAAGCTGCTGCGCACGATCCGAGATGAGAAGATCATCGTCCGTGCCTCCGAGCTGCTCACCGAGCTCAGCGCGGCCGATCCCAGCTGGGAGAGCTACCCTGGACTGCGCGTGGCGGTGGGGGAGTACCGCGACCTCCATGAGGGCGCCGATGAGTTCATCCAGCGCGGCTGA
- a CDS encoding YceD family protein, protein MTALRVDVQELRGKPGTQHEIHRTVPAPEDFATVLIGIPKDSELQVDLRLESVHEGVLMTGTAVGEVTGQCGRCLDELEYPLTVDIMTLFSWPEKARTDAAEEEDEDTRPMGNDLTIDLEPVLRDLMVSALPFQPVCREDCPGLCSSCGFRMEDDLEHHHEQLDPRWAALKDVAAGLPEPDTESGTST, encoded by the coding sequence ATGACTGCTCTACGCGTAGACGTGCAGGAGCTCCGGGGAAAACCTGGGACTCAGCATGAGATTCACAGAACTGTCCCGGCCCCAGAGGACTTCGCAACGGTCCTCATCGGGATCCCGAAGGACAGCGAGCTGCAGGTGGATCTGCGTCTGGAATCGGTGCACGAAGGTGTGCTGATGACAGGCACTGCCGTAGGTGAGGTCACTGGACAGTGTGGACGATGCCTCGACGAGTTGGAGTACCCGCTCACCGTGGACATCATGACGCTGTTCAGCTGGCCCGAGAAGGCGCGGACCGACGCGGCAGAGGAAGAGGATGAGGACACCCGCCCGATGGGCAATGACCTCACCATCGACCTGGAGCCGGTGCTGCGGGACCTGATGGTCTCGGCACTGCCGTTCCAGCCTGTCTGCCGCGAGGACTGCCCGGGACTGTGCTCCAGCTGCGGATTCCGCATGGAGGACGACCTCGAGCACCACCACGAGCAGCTCGACCCCCGCTGGGCCGCGTTGAAGGACGTGGCCGCGGGACTGCCGGAGCCGGACACCGAGTCCGGCACCAGCACCTGA
- the galU gene encoding UTP--glucose-1-phosphate uridylyltransferase GalU translates to MSSTTSTRKAVIPAAGLGTRFLPATKAMPKEMLPVVDEPAIQYVVAEAAKAGLDDILMITGRNKRSLENHFDRVPDLEATLEAKGDTDKLNAVRQATELGDLHYIRQGEAKGLGHAVLCAKRHVGEEPFAVLLGDDLIDERDELLSTMLETQERLGGSVIAVMEVPQEKISAYGVIDANGQDKVTGEDGKPADVVPVHALVEKPPVEEAPSNLAIIGRYVLHPAIFAELEQTKPGRGNEIQLTDALQAMASKPAEDGGGVHAVIFRGRRYDTGDKLSYIKAVVTLAADREDLGPDLREWLKEFVGQI, encoded by the coding sequence ATGAGTTCAACTACGTCTACCCGCAAAGCTGTGATCCCCGCCGCAGGGCTGGGCACACGATTCCTCCCGGCCACCAAGGCCATGCCCAAAGAGATGCTTCCCGTGGTGGATGAGCCAGCGATCCAGTACGTCGTCGCCGAGGCCGCCAAGGCCGGGCTCGATGACATCCTGATGATCACCGGGCGCAACAAGCGCTCGCTGGAGAACCACTTCGACCGGGTCCCTGACCTCGAGGCCACCCTGGAGGCCAAGGGGGACACCGATAAGCTCAACGCCGTCCGTCAGGCCACCGAGCTCGGCGACCTGCACTACATCCGCCAGGGCGAGGCCAAGGGCCTGGGCCACGCGGTGCTCTGCGCCAAGCGCCACGTCGGCGAAGAGCCCTTCGCGGTGCTGCTCGGCGATGACCTCATCGATGAGCGCGATGAGCTGCTCTCCACCATGCTCGAGACCCAGGAGCGCCTCGGCGGCTCCGTCATCGCCGTGATGGAGGTCCCGCAGGAGAAGATCAGCGCCTACGGCGTCATCGACGCCAACGGTCAGGACAAGGTCACCGGGGAGGACGGCAAGCCCGCCGACGTCGTGCCGGTCCACGCCCTGGTGGAGAAGCCCCCCGTGGAGGAGGCGCCGTCGAACCTGGCGATCATCGGCCGCTACGTGCTGCACCCGGCGATCTTCGCCGAGCTGGAGCAGACCAAGCCCGGGCGCGGCAACGAGATCCAGCTCACCGACGCGCTGCAGGCCATGGCGTCGAAGCCCGCCGAGGACGGCGGGGGAGTCCACGCCGTGATCTTCCGCGGACGCCGCTATGACACCGGGGACAAGCTCAGCTACATCAAGGCCGTGGTGACCCTGGCAGCCGACCGCGAGGACCTCGGTCCGGACCTGCGCGAATGGCTCAAGGAGTTCGTCGGCCAGATCTGA
- the rpmF gene encoding 50S ribosomal protein L32, producing MAVPKRKMSRSNTRHRRSQWKASVPKLVKTVENGRVVYSQPHQAKLVTDSAGSPLFYEYKGRKVADA from the coding sequence GTGGCTGTTCCAAAGCGGAAGATGTCCCGATCCAACACCCGTCACCGCCGCTCGCAGTGGAAGGCTTCAGTCCCGAAGCTGGTGAAGACCGTGGAGAACGGTCGCGTCGTCTACAGCCAGCCTCACCAGGCCAAGCTGGTCACTGACTCCGCCGGTTCCCCGCTGTTCTATGAGTACAAGGGTCGCAAGGTCGCCGACGCCTGA
- a CDS encoding DAK2 domain-containing protein, producing the protein MRGKVKGAAAVHRWFLLAEAALETNVENLNRLNVFPIPDSDTGENMLATIRACRTSVEHSPSQDLGELFAAAGSEAMSQAYGNSGTLLAVLISGLAEPLHGHERLTISGLARALERAKVRSWSALTDPVAGTMLSVLDAVHAEVRHRAAEAEEPESRAALEAAMPYVVSRAFLAVQATREQLPALRQANVVDSGGSGLLVVLIALHATITGNEMDFAPLESLPGWQPSDAPTGAPWDHNDDAAAAASHDTSAEAACAPGTAEISESSQASGTSQDPEASGVEVMCTVRLDPLGAASLRHALDDLGDSVIVTPIDAEADADGSYRWRIHVHTREEPRTSAAVHAAGPVEAYSATGLHRSPDRQNGPDQAVRDQPSRNKPSRNQE; encoded by the coding sequence GTGAGAGGCAAGGTCAAGGGCGCCGCCGCGGTGCACCGCTGGTTCCTCCTGGCCGAGGCCGCCCTGGAGACCAATGTCGAGAACCTCAACCGGCTCAACGTCTTCCCGATCCCGGATTCGGACACCGGCGAGAACATGCTCGCCACCATCCGGGCCTGCCGCACCAGCGTGGAGCATTCCCCGAGCCAGGACCTCGGTGAACTCTTCGCCGCCGCCGGCTCCGAAGCCATGTCTCAGGCCTATGGGAACTCCGGGACCCTGCTGGCAGTGCTGATCTCTGGTCTGGCCGAGCCGCTGCACGGGCATGAGCGACTCACCATCTCCGGGCTCGCCCGGGCGCTGGAACGCGCCAAGGTCCGCTCCTGGTCAGCCCTGACCGATCCTGTGGCCGGCACGATGCTCTCGGTGCTCGACGCGGTCCACGCCGAGGTCCGCCACCGCGCCGCCGAGGCCGAGGAGCCCGAGAGCCGGGCCGCCCTGGAGGCGGCCATGCCCTATGTGGTCTCTCGCGCCTTCCTCGCCGTGCAGGCCACCCGGGAGCAGCTGCCCGCGCTCCGGCAGGCCAATGTGGTGGACTCTGGAGGGTCCGGGCTGCTGGTGGTGCTGATCGCACTGCACGCCACCATCACCGGCAACGAGATGGACTTCGCGCCTTTGGAAAGCCTGCCCGGCTGGCAGCCCTCCGACGCCCCGACTGGCGCCCCCTGGGATCACAACGACGACGCCGCGGCCGCCGCTTCGCACGATACGAGCGCCGAGGCCGCGTGCGCGCCTGGAACCGCGGAGATCTCAGAGTCCTCGCAGGCCTCCGGGACCTCCCAGGACCCGGAGGCCTCCGGCGTGGAGGTGATGTGCACCGTGCGGCTTGACCCGCTCGGCGCCGCCTCGCTGCGCCATGCCCTTGATGACCTCGGAGATTCGGTGATAGTGACCCCCATCGACGCCGAGGCCGACGCGGACGGCAGCTATCGCTGGCGGATCCACGTGCACACCCGGGAGGAGCCTCGCACCTCCGCCGCCGTGCACGCCGCGGGCCCGGTGGAGGCCTACTCCGCCACCGGGCTGCACCGCAGCCCGGACCGGCAGAACGGCCCTGACCAGGCGGTCCGGGACCAGCCCTCGCGAAACAAGCCTTCACGAAATCAGGAGTGA
- a CDS encoding aminotransferase class I/II-fold pyridoxal phosphate-dependent enzyme, producing MSSHPTTSPDPLSFDQPWARTAAGANTLGVGTGPSTPAVMPTIYERTTAAAIAHGAINLGQGFPDTEGPDWLLELAARAITEPETGPRNQYAPGMGLGELREAISAAAARRQQVTLDPESQVMVTTGATEGISASILAFARPGSEVLTFEPHYDSYGACVALAGARLVGVALRGPEFRPDLDAFEAAITERTSMILLNTPHNPTGTVFSTEELTRIVELARKHDLRIMCDEVYEHLVLSDARLAHRSILSIPGAEEVAVAVGSAGKSFSVTGWKIGWITGGAELVSQIRGVKQFLSFSSGPAFQWAVAQGLEDDRGFFAQNTAELEAGRGLLRDGLQELGLAPNRAEAGYFVVGNVSGVTSLSAAAFCRVLAEEVGVAAIPVSALTIQHLAAPTDELEHLVRFAFCKDHATIREGLRRMREHLPAALAAHPPRVNPTAAAAGSRAGTGSL from the coding sequence ATGTCCTCTCACCCCACCACCAGCCCCGATCCGCTCTCCTTCGACCAGCCCTGGGCCCGGACCGCGGCCGGCGCCAACACGCTGGGAGTCGGGACGGGCCCGAGCACCCCTGCAGTGATGCCCACCATCTACGAACGCACGACGGCGGCCGCCATCGCCCACGGCGCCATCAACCTGGGCCAGGGGTTCCCCGACACGGAGGGACCGGACTGGCTCCTGGAACTGGCGGCCCGCGCGATCACCGAGCCCGAGACCGGCCCGCGGAACCAATACGCCCCGGGGATGGGCCTGGGCGAGCTGCGTGAAGCGATCAGCGCCGCCGCAGCCCGGCGGCAGCAGGTCACGCTGGACCCGGAGTCCCAGGTGATGGTGACCACCGGGGCGACCGAGGGGATCTCGGCGAGCATCCTGGCCTTCGCCCGGCCCGGCAGCGAGGTGCTCACCTTCGAGCCGCACTATGACTCCTACGGGGCCTGTGTGGCCCTGGCCGGTGCCCGGCTGGTCGGCGTCGCGCTGCGCGGGCCTGAGTTCCGCCCCGACCTGGATGCCTTCGAGGCCGCCATCACCGAGCGCACCTCGATGATCCTGCTGAACACCCCGCACAATCCCACCGGCACGGTCTTCAGCACCGAGGAGCTGACCCGGATTGTGGAGCTGGCCCGCAAGCATGACCTGCGGATCATGTGCGATGAGGTCTATGAACACCTGGTGCTCTCCGATGCCCGGCTGGCGCATCGCAGCATCCTGAGCATCCCCGGGGCCGAGGAGGTCGCGGTCGCGGTGGGCTCGGCGGGGAAGTCGTTCTCGGTCACCGGGTGGAAGATCGGCTGGATCACCGGTGGCGCCGAGCTGGTCAGTCAGATCCGCGGGGTCAAGCAGTTCCTGAGCTTCTCCTCCGGCCCGGCCTTCCAATGGGCGGTGGCGCAGGGGCTCGAGGACGACCGCGGATTCTTCGCGCAGAACACCGCCGAACTAGAAGCCGGGCGAGGTCTGCTGCGGGACGGCCTTCAGGAGCTGGGCCTGGCCCCGAACCGGGCCGAGGCCGGATACTTCGTGGTCGGCAACGTCTCGGGGGTCACCTCGCTCTCGGCCGCGGCGTTCTGCCGGGTCCTCGCCGAGGAGGTCGGGGTCGCCGCGATCCCGGTCTCGGCACTGACCATCCAGCACCTGGCCGCCCCGACCGATGAGCTGGAGCACCTGGTGCGCTTCGCGTTCTGCAAGGACCACGCCACGATTCGTGAAGGGCTGCGCCGGATGCGCGAGCACCTGCCCGCCGCGCTGGCCGCCCACCCGCCGCGCGTGAACCCGACAGCTGCCGCCGCAGGGTCCCGCGCCGGGACCGGAAGCCTCTGA
- a CDS encoding spermidine synthase, which yields MSGAPGSEALGLPRSQRLSFSGQLAELTKDDLTEDGVVLSIGGAEQSHVELGDPDFLLHDYLFRMGAVLQTCARERLAPAAAGSPDAAATRVPRVLHLGAGALTLPRWIEHHWPEVEQTVVDIEPELVDFVLEHLPMRTSPRNLVADAAAVLGAGGALEQASFDVVVVDLFNSAAAPEHLRSPAFHRAVFEKVLPGGLLLVNLGDEPPMDFVRAQVLSLLEAAAATAPQSAQEPQAALTPEAADAAASCALLSAPHEVLEGLTEGNLSYAARRGAALAQTELNAIWAAGPHPGDVLSAEELLAWARP from the coding sequence ATGTCAGGGGCACCGGGCAGCGAGGCCCTGGGACTCCCCCGCAGCCAGCGGCTCTCCTTCTCCGGGCAGCTCGCCGAGCTCACCAAGGATGACCTCACCGAGGACGGGGTGGTGCTGAGCATCGGCGGCGCCGAGCAGTCCCATGTGGAGCTCGGCGATCCCGACTTCCTGCTCCACGACTACCTGTTCCGGATGGGTGCAGTGCTGCAGACCTGCGCCCGCGAGCGCCTGGCCCCGGCCGCAGCCGGTTCTCCGGATGCCGCCGCCACCCGGGTCCCGCGCGTGCTGCACCTGGGTGCTGGGGCGCTGACCCTGCCGCGCTGGATCGAACACCACTGGCCGGAGGTGGAGCAGACCGTGGTGGACATCGAGCCGGAGCTGGTGGACTTCGTGCTTGAGCACCTGCCGATGCGCACCTCACCGCGCAACCTGGTGGCCGATGCCGCCGCCGTGCTGGGAGCCGGCGGCGCCCTGGAGCAGGCGAGCTTCGACGTCGTCGTGGTGGACCTGTTCAACAGCGCGGCCGCACCGGAGCATCTGCGCAGCCCCGCGTTTCACCGGGCGGTCTTCGAGAAGGTGCTTCCCGGGGGCCTGTTGCTGGTGAACCTCGGGGATGAGCCGCCGATGGACTTCGTCCGCGCGCAGGTTCTCTCGCTGCTCGAGGCGGCGGCCGCGACCGCTCCTCAGTCGGCACAGGAGCCGCAGGCGGCGCTCACCCCGGAGGCGGCTGACGCAGCGGCGAGCTGCGCTCTGCTCAGCGCGCCCCACGAAGTGCTCGAAGGGCTCACCGAGGGGAACCTGAGCTACGCCGCGCGGCGCGGGGCGGCGCTGGCCCAGACCGAGCTCAACGCGATCTGGGCCGCCGGCCCGCACCCCGGGGACGTGCTCAGTGCGGAAGAGCTGCTGGCGTGGGCTCGACCATGA